The genomic region CATTGCTCAAACCTGAAAATCACCGCCGACACAATCAAGATCCCGAAAATCCCGCCTATCAGGGCAAATATTCACAGGGAGCGAATCGGCAAAGTAAAAAGCATTACCGTTAGCCGTTCTGCTACAGGTAAATACTATGCTTCCATACTTTGCGATGATGGAATCGAAGCGCCTGCGAAGCCCGCACTGGTAAGCACGGTTACCGGTCTGGATATGGGGTTATCCCACTACGCCATAAAATCGGATGGCGATAAAGTTGCTAACCCACGCCACCTTATCAACGCCAGCCGGAATTTACGGCGCAAACAGAAGGCCTTGTCACGCAAGAAAAAAGGTAGTGCAAATCGCCGTAAATCCCGCATACGGCTTGCTGGCGTACACGAACGGGTAGCCAGTGCCCGCGCTGATTTTCAGCACAAACTCTCACGTATAATTATTGACGAAAACCAGGCGATAATTGCAGAGACGCTGAAATCGGCAAATATGATGAAGAACCACCATCTGGCACGAGCGACAGGCGATGCAGGATGGAGCGGATTTATTTCAAAACTGGAATACAAAGCAGCAGAGAAAGGTGTTCACGTGGTGAAGCTGTATCAATGGTTCGCCAGTTCGAAAACCTGCCACTGCTGTGGTCACAAAATGCCGGAAATGCTGCTGAACAAGCGTATATGGCAATGCCCTGAATGCGGAGTTGAGGATGACCGCGATATCAATGCAGCCATCAATACCCGGCAGAAAGGCATACTGGAATTACAGGCGGCGGATCTCGTCGTCTCTGCCCATGGAGGCCAGCGTAAATCCGTCACACAGACGGTTGCGGCCTGAGACGTGGGAAGCCTCGCCGTTTACGGCGAGGAGTAGTCACTAAAATGAAAACATGGGCGCTGACCGCATGGGCTGGCAACGCAGTTTTCAGGCCGAAAAAATTGAAACGTTAACACTAAGAGCCTATCTCAACAGGACTTTATTCCAGACAATAAGACCACAGGAAAAATGCAACAGGACCCCGTAATTCTCAGACTTCTTTTCCCGTCAGGTCAGGATCCGGAGAAACCGGTTCATCCAGCTATAACGCCTTTTGGGACAGACTCTAAGCCTGTCCTGTTTTTCCTCAGGTGCTTTCAGCCGCTTACGGAAGTTATCCAGGTCATGTCATTGCCAGATGGTGCGCACGCCGCTGCCGGAGATAAACACACCTTTTTTAGGTCGTGACGCAGACTTGCTGATCACGTATGCTTTGCGCTTTGGATGTAACATATGGCTAAAGTTGATGTCGTCTGCCCTCAGTGCAATGAAACTCATGCTGTACGATGTAACGGACATTCAGCATCCGGTGCCCAACGTTACATCTGCAAGCATTGTTCAAAGACCTTTCAGCTCAACTTTAGCTACTCCGGTGCCAAACCAGATACACACCAGACCATTGTTAATATGGCCATGAATGATTCCAGATGTCGCGATACCGCACGGGTTCTCGGTATCAGCCTCAATACGGTTCTGCGGCACTTAAAAAAATTTCGCCAAAGCAGGTAGCTGAGAATATCGACCCCGAAACGGAGGTTGTTATCTGCTGTGAAGCCGGTGAACAATGGTCTTACGTGCGGTGTAAAAGCAATCCCCGGTGGTTGTTCTATGCTTATGACCGTATCCGCAAACGTGCTCTGGCCCATGTCTTCGGCCCGAGAAATGCCCCGACCCTGCGACAATTGCTGGCCCTGTTAAGCAAATTTAACATTGCCTTTTATATGACAGATGCGTGGCCGGTTTATAAAGTTCTGTTAAGTGCAACAGGCCACGTGGTGAGCAAGAAATATACCCAACGGACAGAACGACATAATCTTAATCTTCGCACACATATCAAACGACTGACCCGCAGAACAATTTGCTTTTCGAAGTCAGAGGAAATGCACGATAAGATCATCGGTTGGTATCTTACTCTTCATCATTATCAATAAATATGCGTCACGACCGGATTGTGAGTATGAAGCATGAGAGTTACCTTGTGTTTTGTATAAGGATTCGACACCCATATCAAAACCGGTAACTCTCAATCTTTCAGGGTCCAGTGTCAGATCAAGTCGCGACTAATACATTTAATTAAATCTCATCCGCAAAACTCACACAGTCACTGTGTCGGACTATTACTCAGGACGCCGCAATATCTTTCAGCACTGCTTTCGCTTCACTGGTGGCCTTTTGTGCAACTTCCGGGCCGTAAGCGATACCTTCAGCAAAAACGAATTTCACATCTGACATTCCAAGGAAATCCAAGAATAATTTAAGATAAGGCGTGAGCAAATCGCTCGGCGTATCTTTATGAATGCCGCCACGGCTGGAAATAACCACCACTTTTTTACCCGTTATCAACCCTTCCGGTCCGTTTTCGCTGTAGCGGAAAGTGACACCAGCGCGGGCGACCAGATCGAAATAATTTTTCAGCTGCGTAGGAATGTTGAAATTGTACATTGGCGCGGCGATAACAACGATGTCATGTGCTTTTAACTCTGCGATCAGTTCATCGGATAAATTCAATGCTTCCTGCTGGCGGGGCGTTAATGCCGCATCGGAAGGGCGTAGCGCACCAACCAGTTCACCATCAAGTACGGGCAGCGGATTGGCCGCCAGGTCGCGAACGGTAATGCCGTCGCTACCGTGTGCCGCTTTCCATTCATCAACAAAGCTATCGGCCAGCTGGCTCGACTGGGAATAGCCGGCAAGGATACTGGATTTGAGTACTAAAACGTTGCTCATGATAATCATGTCCTGTTAGTTATGCAGAGGTCTCACGGCCTGGTGACTGACACTTTAAGGGCAATCAACACTCAGTGATAGTGCAATATTCTGAGGCCAGTGTTCAAATTTACTGAACAAATATAGCGGGTAAAAAGGCAGGCTAAGTGATTGTCTGTGCTACACTACGCAAAATTTTTCCAGTCTGTCCATGATAAACCGGCCTGATAGCCTGCGATTAGCGAGTTCTTTTATGTCTGATACTCCCCATAAACCATTGACGGCGCTATTTCAGCGCGTTGAAACGTTGATGCTGCGTGATCGCCAACGTTTGCTGAAGCGTTTGCACGGTGCAAAAAAAGTAAAAAATCCACATGCTCAGGAAGCAATAGCGTCTGAATTAAATCGCGAGATTGACCTGGCTGAACAGCGTGTGAATCAACGCCGTGCGGCCATACCAGGCATCAGATATCCTGATAATTTGCCTGTCAGCCAGAAAAAGCAGGAGATAGCCGACGCAATTCAGGCTCATCAGGTTGTTATTGTGGCTGGCGAAACCGGCTCCGGCAAAACCACACAGCTGCCAAAAATTTGCATGGAGTTGGGTAGGGGGATAACCGGACTAATTGGTCACACGCAGCCACGAAGGCTTGCCGCGCGAACCGTCGCCGATCGCATTGCTGAAGAACTGGAGACAACGCCGGGCGGCTGTGTTGGCTACAAAGTCCGCTTCAACGATCGGGTTAGTGACATCACTCAGGTTAAACTCATGACCGATGGTATTCTGCTGGCAGAGATTCAGCAGGACCGACTGCTTTTGCAATATGACACAATCATTATTGATGAAGCCCATGAACGCAGCCTGAATATCGATTTTCTGCTGGGTTATCTGCGAGAGCTGTTGCCGCGGCGACCCGACCTGAAAGTGATTATCACTTCAGCAACCATTGATCCCCAGCGTTTTTCCAGACACTTCCACAATGCGCCCGTTATTGAGGTTTCCGGCAGAACCTATCCGGTTGAAG from Erwinia tracheiphila harbors:
- a CDS encoding FMN-dependent NADH-azoreductase; translation: MSNVLVLKSSILAGYSQSSQLADSFVDEWKAAHGSDGITVRDLAANPLPVLDGELVGALRPSDAALTPRQQEALNLSDELIAELKAHDIVVIAAPMYNFNIPTQLKNYFDLVARAGVTFRYSENGPEGLITGKKVVVISSRGGIHKDTPSDLLTPYLKLFLDFLGMSDVKFVFAEGIAYGPEVAQKATSEAKAVLKDIAAS
- a CDS encoding IS1 family transposase (programmed frameshift) gives rise to the protein MAKVDVVCPQCNETHAVRCNGHSASGAQRYICKHCSKTFQLNFSYSGAKPDTHQTIVNMAMNDSRCRDTARVLGISLNTVLRHLKKFPPKQVAENIDPETEVVICCEAGEQWSYVRCKSNPRWLFYAYDRIRKRALAHVFGPRNAPTLRQLLALLSKFNIAFYMTDAWPVYKVLLSATGHVVSKKYTQRTERHNLNLRTHIKRLTRRTICFSKSEEMHDKIIGWYLTLHHYQ